GGCCAGCCCCCGATGGCCATAGGTATCTACACAACTCTTAAAGGCAGATACATAACGCTGTGGTGAGCGGGCTTGCCCCGCGCTGGGCTGCGCAGCAGCCCCAAAACGCTCACCTCGATTGATTCTGGCACTCAGCGGTGACCTTGTTGGGGCTGCTGCGCAGCCCAGCGCGGGGCAAGCCCGCTCACTACAACAGCTCATTTGACATAGATTCAGCATCCACGGAAAGTTGTGTAGATACCTATGGCCATCGGGGGCCGGCCCCCTCCCACATTTGGAACGAATGCAACCTTGAATCAGTCGTCGAGGGCTTTGACCGACTTGGGCGACAACCGCAGGCTACGCAAGCTGCGCTTCACGCTCTTGAGGTGGTTGACCAGGCTCGGCCCGCGCGCCATCGCCACGCCCATCGCCAACACGTCGATCACCACCAGATGGGCAATGCGCGAGGTCAGCGGGGTGTAGATCTCGGTGTCTTCATGTACGTCGATCGCCAGGTTGACCGTGGACAGTTCGGCCAATGGCGTCTGGCTCGGGCACAGGGTGATCAGCGACGCGCCGCTTTCACGCACCAGGTTGGCGGTGATCAGCAGGTCTTTGGAGCGGCCAGACTGGGAAATACAGATCGCCACGTCCGTCGGTTTCAAGGTCACCGCCGACATCGCCTGCATGTGCGGGTCGCTGTAGGCCGCCGCCGTCAGCAGCAGCCGGAAGAATTTATGCTGAGCATCCGCCGCCACCGCGCCGGACGCACCGAAGCCATAGAACTCCACACGCTGGGCCTGGGACATGGCCGTCACGGCCTTTTGCAGCTCAACGGGGTCGAGCTTCTCGCGCACTTCCATGAGGGTGTGCAAGGTGGTATCGAAGATCTTGAGGCTGTAGTCGGCGACGGAATCATCTTCGTGGATCGCAAACTGCCCGAAACTCGCGCCAGCAGCCAGGCTCTGGGCCAGCTTGAGTTTCAGGTCCTGGAACCCGGAGCAACCGATGGCGCGGCAGAAGCGCACGATGGTCGGCTCGCTGATGCCCACGCTGTGAGCCAGGTCGGCCATGGAACTGTGCATCACGGCCGCAGGGTCAAGCAGCACGTGATCGGCAACCTTGAGTTCCGATTTGCGTAACAGGTGGCGCGACTGGGCGATATGTTGCAACAGGTTCAAAGGACGGACTCTTGTTATTGGCAGGGCCAGGGGATGTAGCAAGCTTGTAGTTATACTACAAGAATTGTCGTTTTGCCCGTCTGACGCACCACTAAATCGCCCTGCTGCCCTCTGATTCAAAGGGCGAGAGCTTTGTAGCCACAGCGGCGGGGTCAGCGTCCCCAGGGAAAATCTGCATTTTGCCGTAACAAATCTGCCAAGCCTTCGGCCGGCATCGGCCGGCTGATCAAGTAACCCTGCACTTCGTCACAACGCTCAAACCGCAGGAAGTCCAGTTGCTGCTGATCTTCCACGCCTTCGGCCACGACCTTGAGCGCCAAGCCGTGGGCCATGGCGATGATCGCCCGGGTGATAGCCGCATCCTCGCGCCCCTGCCCGAGCCCACGGATAAACGTCTGGTCGATCTTCACGTAATCCACGGGGATGCGTTTGAGGTAGCTGAGGGACGAATAGCCCGTGCCAAAGTCGTCGATGGCCAGCTTCACCCCCAAGTCCCGCAGTTGTTGGAAGGTGGCGATGATGTGTTCGACGCTGTCGAGCAGTTGGCTCTCGGTCAGCTCCAACTCCAGGTATTGCGGGTCCAGCCCGGTCTCTTCCAACACCTGGCGCACCAGGCTGACCAACTTGCCCTGACGCAACTGGTGCACCGACAGGTTCACCGATACCCGAATCGGCGCCAGCCCCTGGCGCTGCCATTCGCAGGCTTGCCAGCAGGCCTGGCGCAACACGAATTCGCCCAGCGGCACGATCAGGCCCGTTTCTTCAGCCAGCCCGATAAAGTCGCAGGGCGGCACCATGCCCCATTGCGGATGCTCCCAGCGAATCAGCGCTTCGGCAGCATTGAGCTTGCCGGTGGCCAGGCACAGTTTCGGCTGGTAGAACACCGAAAGCTGGCGCTCGTCGATGGCTTTGCGCAGGTGGTTTTCCAACTGCAAGCGCTCTAGGGTACTGGCTTGCAGGCTGTCGGTGTAGAACTGGAAGTTATTGCCGCCCAGGTGCTTGGCGTGCTGCATGGCCATGTTCGATTGGCTGACCAACTCGGAAATTTCCCGCGCATTGTCTGGCAGCAGGCTGACACCCATCGAGGCGCTGACCACCAACTCATGCCCCTCCACCGTCACCGGCACCCGCAGTTTGGCCAGCAGCCGCGTGGCCACCCGCGCCAGACTCGACAAGTTGCCGTAGGCGTCGAACAACACGGCGAACTCATCACCGGACAGGCGCGCAATGGTGTCGGCTTCAGGCAACGCGTTGATCAACCGACGGGCCATTTTTTGCAGCAACTGGTCGGCCACTTCATGACCCAGGCTGTCATTGAGCAACTTGAAACGGTCGAGGTTGATATGCAGCAACGCCAGGCTGCGACCGCCCTGGCGTACGCGCTGGTGGGCTTCGCGCAACCGTTCGCGAAACAGCGAGCGGTTGGCCAGGCCGGTCAATTCGTCGTAGTGCGTGAGGTAGCGCATGCGCTCCTCGGACTCGCGCCGCGCCGACAGATCAGCGAAGAAGCCCACGATATGGCTGACTTTTCCGCGAACATCGCGTACCACATTCAGTTGCAGCCACTGCGGGTAGAGCTCGCCGTTCTTGCGGGTCTCCACCAACTCACCCTGCCAGGTGCCGTGGCTGAGCAACGCCTGGCGGATCACCGGGAAATGGCGCCGGGCATCCCGGCTGCTGGGTAGCTCCACCACGTTGCGACCGAGCATGTCGTCGATTTCAAAGCCCGTCACGCGGCTGAACGCCTGGTTGACCGCGATCAACGCGTAGTCCGGATCGAGGATCACAATGCCTTCGCTGGCGGCTTCGAATACCGTCGAGGCCAGCCGTTGCTGTTCCTCCAACGCTTTACCGGCACTGATGTCGCGGCGCGTGCCGAGCATTCGAATCACTCGCCCGCTGGGCGCACGCTCCACGGCGCGGCCACGGTCTTCGATCCACACCCAGTGCCCATCGCCATGGCGCACGCGGTACTCCACCTGGTAATCCTCGGTGCGCCCCTTCAAGTGCTCCACCAGCGCGCGCTTGAGCAGCGGCAAGTCATCGGGGTGCAGGCGCGGCTTGAGGTGGCCCAGCATGGCCGTGACGTACTCCGGCTCCAGGCCGAACAGCTCCTTGAGTTGGGTGTGGTGGACTTCATCGGTCTGCAGGTTCCAGTCCCACAGGCCCAATTCACTGGCTTGCAGGGCCATAGCCAGGCGCGCTTCACTTTTATTCAGGGCCAGGCTGGCAACGTCCAGTTCCTGGCTGCGTTGCGCCACACGGTCCTGCAGGCCTACCTGGGCTTCGCGCAATTCCTGCTCGACCTGGCGGCGCTGCTCGACTTCACGCACCAAATCCTGATTCAACTGCTCGCTGCGCTGCTGCGCCTGCTGAAGGTGTTCGATCAGCGCCTGGTTCTGGAAGCGTCGCAACAACCCGCGCTGGATCAGGCGGTTGACCTGCCACGCCACCAGGCTCAGGGACGCCAGCAGAATCAGGCCAAGCACGCCCCAGCCTTGTTGTTGCGGGGCACCGTTCCAGAAGAGATAGACAATCGCCGGCACCAGGCACGGCAACGCGAATGAAAGGAACGCCGGCAGGCTCACCGCATAGGCAACGCTGGCCGATAACGTCGCGGCGCCGATCAGGCCGAACACCCAGGCCTGTTGCATAAAGCTGTCCACCGGCACCAGGGCGATGGCGGCAGTGGCCAGGGTCAGGCCGCTGACCGCCGAACCGAGCATGAACATGCGCCGCCAGACCGGCTGGGCCTGGCGGCTGGGCATCGCCGAATCAAACGCCGCCACCTGGATCACGCGCATGGCCACCAGCGCCAGCAGCCACACCAGCCAGATGCTGTCGAGCAGGTATTGTTTGGGGTTCCACAGCAGCCAGGCGCAGACCAGGCCGTTGACCAACATTAACAAGGTGGGCAGCAACGAGCCTTGGTACAGCAGGCGCGTGCGCTCAACCGCCATCTCAGTGGCGTAGTGTTTGCGGATAACCTGCGCGGGGGCCATCGAGTGGCCGAGCAGGTCGGTGCTGAGGGTCATAGGCAATGTTCTTATAATGGTGAGCCCGAAACGTCGACGGAGCATACACAAGCAAGCGCTTGGGCCAAACTGCTCCATGTCATAAAAAATGCCCGGCCGCACACCGCAAAGCTTGGGGCCAGACAGCTTGAGCGAGACCCAGCGCGGGCTGCGGCCATTGACTGACCGGTCATCACCCCAGACAGAATGTTGAACCGGCCCGATCGCGCCGGTTATTTTCCATCGACCACCCGGCATTGGGATTTGCCCGACTCCCCCCAGCACCCTAGAATGCGCCGATGCGCGATGATCTCTCTCTTTTGCTGAACTCCCTCAACGATGCCCAACGCCAGGCCGTAGCGGCCCCCGTTGGCCGTCAGTTGGTCCTGGCCGGTGCTGGCTCCGGTAAAACCCGAGTGCTGGTGCACCGTATCGCCTGGTTGATCCAGGTCGAAAACGCGTCCCCGCATTCCATCCTGTCGGTGACGTTCACCAACAAGGCCGCTGCCGAGATGCGCCACCGCATCGAGCAGTTGATGGGCATCAGCCCGGCCGGCATGTGGGTCGGCACCTTCCACGGCCTGGCGCACCGCTTGTTGCGGGCGCATTGGCAGGAAGCCGGGCTCGCCCAGACCTTCCAGATCCTCGACAGCGATGACCAGCAACGCCTGGTCAAGCGGGTGATCCGCGAGCTGGGCCTCGACGAACAGCGTTGGCCGGTGCGTCAGGCGCAGTGGTTTATCAACGGCCAGAAAGACGAAGGCTTGCGCCCGCAACATATCCAGGCCAGCGGCGATTTGTTCCTGGCCACCATGCGCAGCATTTATGAAGCCTATGAGGCGGCCTGTGCACGCGCCGGCGTGATCGACTTCTCCGAACTGCTGCTGCGCGCCCTCGACCTGTGGCGCGACAACCCCGGTTTGCTGGCCCATTACCAGAAACGTTTCCGGCACATCCTGGTGGACGAGTTCCAGGACACCAACGCCGTGCAGTACGCCTGGTTGCGCCTGCTGGCCAAGGGCGGCGACAGCCTGATGGTCGTGGGTGACGACGATCAGTCGATCTATGGCTGGCGCGGCGCGAAAATCGAGAACATCTACCAGTATTCCGACGACTTCCCGGACGCGATCACCATCCGCCTGGAGCAGAACTACCGCTCTACTGCCGGTATCCTCAAGGCCGCCAACGCCTTGATCGCCAACAACACCGGGCGCATGGGTAAAGAACTGTGGACCGACGGCGGTGAGGGCGAAGCAATCAACCTGTATGCCGCCTTCAACGAGCACGATGAAGCGCGCTACGTGGTGGAAACCATCGAAAGCGCGTTGAAAACCGGCCTGGCGCGCAGCGATATCGCGATCCTGTACCGTTCAAACGCCCAATCGCGGGTATTGGAAGAAGCCTTGCTGCGCGAGCGCATCCCGTACCGCATCTATGGCGGCCAGCGCTTCTTCGAGCGGGCGGAAATCAAGAACGCCATGGCCTACCTGCGCTTGCTGGAAGGTCGAGGCAACGATGCGGCGCTGGAGCGGGTGATCAATATCCCGGCCCGTGGCATCGGCGAAAAAACCGTCGAAGCGATCCGCGACCACGCGCGCCACGCCGATGTGTCGATGTGGGAAGCGATGCGCCTGCTCATCGCCAACAAAGGCCTGACCGGCCGCGCTGCCGGTGCGCTGGGTGTGTTTGTCGAGCTGATCGAGAACCTCGCCGCCAAGTGCCTGGAAATGCCCCTGCATTTGATGACCCAGACCGTGATCGAGCAGTCCGGGCTGATTGCCTACCACGAAGCGGAAAAAGGCGAGAAAGGCCAGGCCCGGGTAGAAAACCTTGAGGAACTGGTCAGCGCCGCCCGTGCGTTCGAAAACACCGAGGAAGACGAAGAGCTGACCCCGCTCGCGGCCTTCCTCGGCCATGCTTCGCTGGAAGCCGGCGACACCCAGGCCGATGAGCATGAAGACAGCGTCCAGCTGATGACCTTGCACAGCGCCAAAGGCCTGGAGTTTCCGTACGTGTTCCTGGTGGGCATGGAAGAAGGCCTGTTCCCCCACAAGATGAGCCTGGAAGAGCCCGGTCGCCTTGAGGAAGAACGGCGCCTGGCCTACGTGGGTATCACCCGGGCGATGCAGAACCTGGTGATGACCTACGCCGAGACCCGACGCCTGTACGGCAGCGAGACCTACAACAAGGTGTCGCGCTTCGTACGTGAAGTACCGAAGGGCCTGATCCAGGAAGTGCGCCTGTCCAACAGCGTCAGCCGCCCGTTCGGCGGTGGCCAGCAGCAAAACTCCAGCAACATGTTCGCCGGCTCCGAGATTCCGCAAACCCAGTTCAGCCTTGGCCAGCAGGTCAGGCACTCGGTCTTCGGCGAGGGGGTGATCCTCAACTTCGAAGGCGCTGGGGCCCAGGCGCGGGTGCAGGTGAACTTCGCCGAAGGCAGCAAGTGGCTGATGATGGGTTACGCGAAACTCGAAGCCGTCTGAAACATTTGCCTACATGAAGCTTATTGGCCCGCTCTTGTTTTTAACGAGTGCGGGCCAATATCTTTGATTAGTCCTACAGACCCTTCGGAATCGGTCTTACGCAAAAGCCCGAAACATTATGTCGCTAGCCACTGTCATTACACCTGTGCAACATGGCGCGCGTGCAATCCACAAATGGGAATTCCCTTTATGAAACGTTTTCTTAGCATCGCCATGGCGTTGTGCATCGGCCTGACGATGAGCCTCGACGCCAACGCCAAACGCTTCGGTGGCGGCAAAAGCTCTGGCGCGGCACCGACTCACCAGACCAGCCAAATGGCGCCATCCGCGGGTGCGGGCGGTGCTGCGGCTACCGCAGGCGCAGCCGGTGCTGCTGGCGCTGCTGCCAAGGCCGGCGGTGCTTCGCGCTGGCTGGGCCCTCTGGCCGGTATCGCGGCCGGTGGCCTGCTCGCGTCCATGTTCATGGGCGGCGGCTTCCAGGGCATGCAGATCTTCGACATGTTGATCCTGGCGGTCATCGCGTTTGTGATCTTCCGCTTTATCGCGGCCCGTCGTCGCAAGCAGCAGGAGCACATGGCTCCAGCCGGCGCGCCGATGCAGCGTGAAGTGTTCGAGCAAAAACCCGCCATGGGTTCGATCTTCGGTGGTTCGCCAGCCCCTGCTGCGGCCCGTCCGGTGATCAACGCTCCAGCCTGGTTCAACGAAGAGCGTTTCGTCGAAGCGGCCCGCAACCACTTCCAGTCCCTGCAGCAACACTGGGACGCCAACGAAATGGACAAGATCGCCGAGTTCGTGACCCCGCAACTGCTGGAGTTCCTCAAGCGCGAACGCGCCGAGATCGGCGATGCGTTCCAGTCGACCTACATCGACGACCTGCGCGTGCAGCTGGAAGGTGTGGATGACCGCGCCGACAAGACCATCGCCACCCTGACCTTCAGCGGCGTGTCGAAGACCTCGCGCTTCGACCAGGGCGAAGTGTTCAGCGAAAGCTGGAACATGGAACGCCCGCAAGGCGACAACCAGCCTTGGCTGGTCGCCGGTATCCGCCAGAACGGCTGATACCCACGCGCTTGAGCTAGCCGTAACAAAAAACCCCGGACATGCCTCATGTCCGGGGTTTTCTATTTCACGGTTGCACTTATAGCGAGCTACTGTATAAAACGCCCCTATTAACCGCGCCATCTAGCAAGAGGATCCCGGCCGTGGAAGAAATCATCGAACAATTGCGTGAAGCCAACGAACCGGTCCCGGTTCCTCTGGAACTGCCTGACGAAGACCAGATCGTAGAAATCGAAGAACAGCTGTTCATCGATATCCCATTTGTCTTCCGTGAATTCCTGCTGACCGTCAGCGACGTGGTGTACGGCAGCCTGGAGCCGGTGACCGTCACCGACCCGCAGTCCCACACCTACCTGCCGGACGTGGCCGCCAACGCCTGGGATGCCGGGATTGACCGCAGCATGATCCCGATCTGCCAGGACGGCGACGACTACTACTGTGTCGAAGAAGACGGCACCGTGGTGCTGTGGTCGGCCGAAGAAGAACTCGTCACCGAGGAAACCTGGGAATCGGTGTGGCACTGGGCGCGGGACGTCTGGCTGGAAAGCTGATACTCCCAACTGAATGGGCAATTGTGGTGAGGGAGCTTGCTCCCGTTGGGCTGCAAAGCAGCCCCGTCCAAGCCCATCAGTGCTCCGGCGTATCCTTGTGGTTATCCAGCGTCTCCAGCAAGGCCACCTGCATCCGCGTATGCACACGGATGAACCAGCGCCAGAGTACGGCCGCCACCGCAGCCGTGACCACGGCAATCAGTACCAGCAACTTGTTGGTCGGCAGAATACTGGCCGACAAGGCTGCCAATAGCAGGAAAATCACCAGCAACGACAGAATCGGGATCAGCTCGGCAATCACTCGCCGCACCCGCTGGGTATGCCGCCCGGCCATTTCCGGCTTCACGCTCATCTCTGCCAGCAACATCGACAGCGCCTTGAGCTTGCGGTACGCCGCGATCAAAAACGGCAGCGACAACAGCAACGCCCCACCCCAGATCAACGCCTTCTGCCAGCTTGGATCGCTGATCCAACCCTCCAGATACCCACCAATGCGCGCCGCAAAAAAGCTGCCGGCGAAGAAAATCGCGATCACCAGCGCCAAGTTCACGCCTACTTGCAGGATGATTCTGCGGATCATCGACGCCAGCATCGCGCCCTCGCCCTGAGGCTGAATGCTGCGCAACCACTCGCCATACATGCCGAACACCCGGCTCATGCGCTTGGGCATCACGGCGGCAATCTTCAACGACAGCGGGTCGGCACCGCGAATCAGGTACGGCGTGAGCAGTGTGGTAATCGCCGAAACGGCCACCGCCACCGGATACAGGAAGTCACTGGTCACCTGCAAGGTCATGCCCAGCGCGGCGATGATGAAGGAAAACTCACCAATCTGTGACAGCCCCATCCCCACGCGCAGTGAGGTGCGGCCGTCATTACCGGCGATAAATGCGCCCAAGCCGCAGGACAACATCTTGCCCAGCACCACCGCCACGGTGATCACCGCGATCGGCCAGGCGTATTGCAGCAGGATCTGTGGGTCGATCATCAAGCCAATGGCCACGAAGAAGATTGCACTGAACATGTCACGAACCGGTTCGATCAGGCGCTCGATCTTAATCAATTGCTTGGATTCGGCCATGATCGCGCCGATCAGGAAAGCGCCCAGCACCATGCTGTATTCAAGCTTGACCACCAACAGGCAGAAACCGAAACACAGGCCCAATACGGTGATCAGCAGCATCTCGTTGCTTTCAAACTTGGCCACGTAGGCCAGCAGGCGCGGCACCAGCAGGATGCCAATCACCAAGGCCACGATCATGAACAGCGAGAGCTTGCCGACCGTGGAGAACACCTCGCCGGAGCTCACCGTGCCGCTGACGGCGATGCTCGAAAGCAAGGCGATGATGCCGATGCCCAGGATGTCCTCGACGATCAGCACGCCAAAAATCAGCTGCGCGAAGCGCTGGTTTTTCATCTTCAGGTCATTGAGCGCCTTGACGATGATGGTGGTCGACGAGATCGCCAGGATCGCGCCGAGGAACAGCGAATCCATGGTGTTCCAGTCGAACCAGCGGCCGATTTCATAGCCGATCCAGATCATCAGGATGATTTCCAGGAAGGCCGCGATAAACGCCGTGGCGCCCACCTTGAACAGCTTGCGCAGGCTGAACTCCAGGCCCAGGCAGAACATCAGGAAGATCACCCCCAGTTCGGCCAGGGTCTTGATAGTGTCTTCGTCGTGGATCAGGCCGAACGGTGGGGTGTGGGGGCCGATGATGAAGCCGGCGACGATGTAGCCCAGCACCACGGGTTGCTTGAGCCGGTGAAACAGGATGGTGACGACCCCTGCCACCAGCATGATCACGGCCAAGTCCTGGATAAAGCTGATGGCGTGCATGGCGAGGGACTCCTTGAGGGTACTGGCGCTTTTCCCACTTCCGTCCGCGCACATGAAAAGTCGCAAAGAGCGGAAGGAAAAGTCTGCCTTAATCGTAAGAAATGCCCTGAGATGGGCTTTTGAAGGTTAACACCGCGACTTCCACCGGAAAGCCGGTGCAATATATGGAAACAGATCGGTCCGGGCGTGACGGCAAGCCGCCCACCGGCGTCCCGTAAGGGATGGCGCTGCAAAGATTCCAGCACCCGCAGAGGTGCCCCCCCAACCAATGCCTACAACCCGTGAGTGTGCTATGGAACCCGGAAACGCCCAGCTGTCGATGACGGTATTGATGACCCCTGACATGGCCAACTTCTCAGGCAATGTCCACGGCGGCACCCTGCTCAAGTACCTCGACGAAGTGGCCTACGCCTGCGCGAGCCGTTACGCCGGTCGCTATGTGGTGACGTTGTCGGTGGACCAGGTGATTTTCCGCGAGCCGATCCATGTCGGCGAACTGGTGACGTTCCTTGCATCGGTCAACTACACCGGCAATACGTCGATGGAAGTGGGCATCAAGGTGGTGACCGAGAACATCCGCGAGCGCTCGGTGCGTCATACCAACAGCTGCTTCTTCACCATGGTGGCCGTGGACGACCAGCGCAAACCGGCCGCGGTGCCGCCGCTGCAACCCCACAACAGCGAAGACAAGCGCCGGTTCGTGCAGGCCCAGCAACGCCGGCAGATTCGCCAGGAGCTGGAAAAGCGCTACCAGGAAATCAAGGCTGACGCGCTGTAAGTCCAGAGCTGCAAACCGGGTCAAATGTGGGAGGGGGCGTGCCCCCTCCCACATTGGGCTTTGTGTACTTATAGGCCGATCGGGGTGGCTTCAAAACGTACGCGCGGATGGGCGATACGGTCCTGGGCGCGCACCAACTCCAACTCATAACTGGCACACGCCTGGGTTTCCAGCAGCACTTCGTGTACCGCCGCTGCGGTGAACTCAAAAGCGGCCAGCAGGCTGTCGCCCAACAACACCCGCGCCAGGAACAGCCCCGACGTCAGGTCGCCTACGCCCACCGGTTGGCGCGGGAACGCCAGCAGCGGACGACGCAGGTGCCAGCTGCCGTCGGCGGTCACCAATAGCATCTCGAAACCCTCCGGCAACTTGCCTGGATAATCCAGGTGCTTGACCAGCACGGCCTTGGGCCCGCGTGCCAGCAACGCCTTGGCCATGCTCAGGCAATCGAACAGCGACTGCGGCTTACGCCCGGCAAAGCTGTCCAGTTCCAGTTGGTTGGGGCACAGGAAGTCGGCCATCGCCGCCGCTTCATCCAGCAGGAAATCACTGACTTCCTGGGGCACGATGCAGCCTTTTTCCGGATGGCCCATCACCGGGTCGCACAGGTACAAGGCCTTGGGGTTGATGGCTTTGATCCGCGCCACACCGGTGAGAATCGCCCGGCCCTGGTCCGCGCTGCCCAGGTAACCGGACAGCACCGCATCGCAGTTGCCCAGCTCGCCGATGGCGGCAATGCCTTCCACCAGCGCCGGAATTTGCTGCGGCGCCAACACTTCGCCCGCCCACTGGCCATACTGGGTGTGGTTGGAGAACTGCACCGTGTTCAGCGGCCAGACGTTCACCCCGACCCGCTGCATGGGGAACACGGCGGCGCTGTTTCCGGCGTGGCCAAAGACCACATGAGACTGGATCGCAAGCAGATGAGGTGTGCGTTTCATGCAGGGGATTTCCGTAAAGCCATTGAAATTCTGGCCGCGCAGTATGCGACTAAACGCAGCCTGTACGACAGACCGGCGACACAGTTAAGCTGCTCTCACTTTGTTGGAGTTTTTCGCATGCTGACCCTGGGAAACATCTTCGTGTTGATGCTGCTGGCGACCGGCGCCGCCTGGGTTTGGCACAACCACGGCCTGCGCGAGCGGGCGCTGGCGCGGGTCAAGCAGCATTGCGCCAAACTCGATATCGAGTTGCTCGACGGCGCGGTGGCGTTGAAGCGCATCGGTTTTGTGAAGGATGGCAACGGTCGGCGGCGCCTGGCGCGGATCTACAACTTCGAATTCACCGTCACGGGCGAGTCCCGCCACAGCGGGACCATCACTCAATTCGGCGCCCACAGCGCACAGATCGAACTGGCGCCCTACCCGTTCGAAGCCAAGGAGGCGCTGCCCAGCGCCGAAGTGATCGAGCTGAGCCAGTGGCGCCAGGATCACGCGACCAAGAACCGTCAGTAACGGCAGTCGGCCAGCGCGGCCTGCAACGCGGCCACGTCCTGAGGTGCGCTGAAGATCAGTTCGATACGTGAGTCGCGGCGCCATTCGCTGGGCTGCCAGGTGAGCGAACTGTTATCCACAGCGTTGATGCAAAGCCACGTATCACGGCTGTGGATAACCAGCTTGGCGCGGCGCCACTCAAGGCCTGCCAGCCACTGAGCCAGACGCCGGGTATCGAATTGCTGGCTGGGATGCCAGCGCCAACCGATGCTCCAACCGCCCTCCTGGTCCTGGCTCAGACAAATCGGCAACGCTGGGCTGCTCCAGACGGCAGGCATCTGCGCCAAGCCTGTGGGCGCCTCGAACTTATCCACAGCTTCGCGCCCTGTTGCTTGCAAACCTGGCAACTGCGCCAGCGGCAACTGCGCTTGGCGGGTCCAGTAACGCGGGCAATCGGGCAACTGCCGCTCCACGACCTGGCGCTGTGCAGCGTCCAGCATCTCATCCTTGTTCAATACCACAAGCCCGGCACTGGCCAGCGCCTCTTGCTGCGCCTGCGGCAAGGGTTTCCCCGCAGCGAGCGCTTGGGCATCCAACACCAGCACACAGGGCTGAACCGCCAGCACCGTCTGCCACGGCGCCTCGCGCAACTGTTTGAGCAACTGCGCCGGATGGCCCAGGCCCGAAGGTTCGATAAACAAACGATCCGGCTTGGCCTTACGCAGCAGTCGGCCCAGGCCTACCTGGAACGGTGCACCATTCACACAACACAGGCAGCCACCGGCCACTTCGCCCAGGGCAATGCCGTCGGCGTCCTGGGTCAGCAGCGCGGCGTCCAGGCCGATCTGCCCAAACTCGTTGATCAACACCGCCCAGCGCTCGTTGGCCGGGCGTTGGGCCAGCAGGTGCTTGATCAGGCTGGTCTTGCCGGCGCCCAAGGGCCCGGCAATCACGTGGGTGGGAATGTTCTGCAGCATCAGGGGCATCGTTCAGACTGTGTTGAACGTCTGATCCTACGCGGTTACGCCAGCCAATCCAGCGTCAGGATCAATCGGCGCTCATCCGCTTTCAGCGCGGGCGAGCGATGGATCAGGCCGTGGCCTTCGTTGCCATGCCACTTGGTGCCCTTGAGCAGGGCCACTTCGCCGCATTGGACCTGCTCGATACGCTCGCAGGGTTCGGCGTCGGGTTGGCTGAGCTTGCGCCGGTCCATCACGCCTTCACGCAACCACTGGCTACCGACACCGGCGTAGGTGGTGATCAGCCGCACCGGCACGTGATCAACATGAAAACGTGGGCACATGGCTTTATCCAACAGCCGCAGGCGCACGCCGATACGCTTGGCGCCGAGCAGGCAGGCAAAGGCGCTGACCAGCCACGCCACATCGGCGATAAAGCCATCATAACCCTCAAGATCGCGACAACTGGCGGCCAAACCGTGCAAGTTCGGCGCGGCATCTTCGCTGCTGAGTTCGATCACCATCGCGTCGGCCAACGGCTCG
The genomic region above belongs to Pseudomonas sp. S35 and contains:
- a CDS encoding SMI1/KNR4 family protein, with amino-acid sequence MEEIIEQLREANEPVPVPLELPDEDQIVEIEEQLFIDIPFVFREFLLTVSDVVYGSLEPVTVTDPQSHTYLPDVAANAWDAGIDRSMIPICQDGDDYYCVEEDGTVVLWSAEEELVTEETWESVWHWARDVWLES
- a CDS encoding cation:proton antiporter, translating into MHAISFIQDLAVIMLVAGVVTILFHRLKQPVVLGYIVAGFIIGPHTPPFGLIHDEDTIKTLAELGVIFLMFCLGLEFSLRKLFKVGATAFIAAFLEIILMIWIGYEIGRWFDWNTMDSLFLGAILAISSTTIIVKALNDLKMKNQRFAQLIFGVLIVEDILGIGIIALLSSIAVSGTVSSGEVFSTVGKLSLFMIVALVIGILLVPRLLAYVAKFESNEMLLITVLGLCFGFCLLVVKLEYSMVLGAFLIGAIMAESKQLIKIERLIEPVRDMFSAIFFVAIGLMIDPQILLQYAWPIAVITVAVVLGKMLSCGLGAFIAGNDGRTSLRVGMGLSQIGEFSFIIAALGMTLQVTSDFLYPVAVAVSAITTLLTPYLIRGADPLSLKIAAVMPKRMSRVFGMYGEWLRSIQPQGEGAMLASMIRRIILQVGVNLALVIAIFFAGSFFAARIGGYLEGWISDPSWQKALIWGGALLLSLPFLIAAYRKLKALSMLLAEMSVKPEMAGRHTQRVRRVIAELIPILSLLVIFLLLAALSASILPTNKLLVLIAVVTAAVAAVLWRWFIRVHTRMQVALLETLDNHKDTPEH
- a CDS encoding acyl-CoA thioesterase; protein product: MEPGNAQLSMTVLMTPDMANFSGNVHGGTLLKYLDEVAYACASRYAGRYVVTLSVDQVIFREPIHVGELVTFLASVNYTGNTSMEVGIKVVTENIRERSVRHTNSCFFTMVAVDDQRKPAAVPPLQPHNSEDKRRFVQAQQRRQIRQELEKRYQEIKADAL
- a CDS encoding DUF3301 domain-containing protein, translating into MLTLGNIFVLMLLATGAAWVWHNHGLRERALARVKQHCAKLDIELLDGAVALKRIGFVKDGNGRRRLARIYNFEFTVTGESRHSGTITQFGAHSAQIELAPYPFEAKEALPSAEVIELSQWRQDHATKNRQ
- a CDS encoding CobW family GTP-binding protein encodes the protein MLQNIPTHVIAGPLGAGKTSLIKHLLAQRPANERWAVLINEFGQIGLDAALLTQDADGIALGEVAGGCLCCVNGAPFQVGLGRLLRKAKPDRLFIEPSGLGHPAQLLKQLREAPWQTVLAVQPCVLVLDAQALAAGKPLPQAQQEALASAGLVVLNKDEMLDAAQRQVVERQLPDCPRYWTRQAQLPLAQLPGLQATGREAVDKFEAPTGLAQMPAVWSSPALPICLSQDQEGGWSIGWRWHPSQQFDTRRLAQWLAGLEWRRAKLVIHSRDTWLCINAVDNSSLTWQPSEWRRDSRIELIFSAPQDVAALQAALADCRY
- a CDS encoding Tim44 domain-containing protein, whose amino-acid sequence is MKRFLSIAMALCIGLTMSLDANAKRFGGGKSSGAAPTHQTSQMAPSAGAGGAAATAGAAGAAGAAAKAGGASRWLGPLAGIAAGGLLASMFMGGGFQGMQIFDMLILAVIAFVIFRFIAARRRKQQEHMAPAGAPMQREVFEQKPAMGSIFGGSPAPAAARPVINAPAWFNEERFVEAARNHFQSLQQHWDANEMDKIAEFVTPQLLEFLKRERAEIGDAFQSTYIDDLRVQLEGVDDRADKTIATLTFSGVSKTSRFDQGEVFSESWNMERPQGDNQPWLVAGIRQNG
- the pdxY gene encoding pyridoxal kinase PdxY → MKRTPHLLAIQSHVVFGHAGNSAAVFPMQRVGVNVWPLNTVQFSNHTQYGQWAGEVLAPQQIPALVEGIAAIGELGNCDAVLSGYLGSADQGRAILTGVARIKAINPKALYLCDPVMGHPEKGCIVPQEVSDFLLDEAAAMADFLCPNQLELDSFAGRKPQSLFDCLSMAKALLARGPKAVLVKHLDYPGKLPEGFEMLLVTADGSWHLRRPLLAFPRQPVGVGDLTSGLFLARVLLGDSLLAAFEFTAAAVHEVLLETQACASYELELVRAQDRIAHPRVRFEATPIGL